A genomic region of Candidatus Pseudomonas phytovorans contains the following coding sequences:
- a CDS encoding response regulator: protein MPLLVVEDDDIVRMLMVEVLEELGYSVIEAADATDALKFIEDPTQALELMMTDVGLPDMRGEVLAGKARELRPLLPVLFASGYADSLNVPEGMHMIGKPFSIDQLRDKVVAILGNP from the coding sequence ATGCCCCTTCTGGTAGTCGAAGACGACGACATCGTACGTATGCTGATGGTCGAAGTGCTCGAAGAACTGGGCTACAGCGTCATCGAGGCGGCAGATGCAACGGACGCACTGAAGTTTATCGAAGACCCCACCCAGGCGCTGGAGTTGATGATGACCGATGTCGGCTTGCCGGACATGCGCGGCGAAGTGCTGGCGGGCAAAGCGCGCGAACTGCGGCCGCTTTTGCCGGTGTTGTTTGCCAGCGGCTATGCCGACAGCCTGAACGTGCCGGAAGGCATGCACATGATCGGCAAGCCGTTCAGCATCGACCAGTTGCGCGACAAGGTAGTGGCAATTCTGGGTAACCCATAA
- a CDS encoding response regulator, translating into MIQAASMDQRSFRKLLSRNIGLPLGVGLLGAVAFVAVINYLLSAMQWVEHTDRVIGNANEAVKLSIDMETGMRGFLITGDERFLDPYEVAKPRILGSLQSLRGMVEDNPQQVDRIDRLVALQQAWNTFGSEMIALRRTQGDYQASIGNGRGKRLTDEIRKEFDGLIGTEQQLRMARNEKVSSVTVTAISAFVLFIVGLSALLAYLGRRDLLALSGSYEENAKAQQRAAERLEHQAWLRNGQTQLAEQVLGQLTLPMLGDNILRFFATYMGSVVGAVYVRDEHGRLVRVATYGLDAQEQARQQVKGDHDGLLAQAVREGRLLCLEDLPEDYYRLSSGLGSGLPRNALLMPAIDDGGINGVIELGFLRPLQTRDTELMERLGGNLGMSIESARYRQRLQEVLAETQQLNEELQVQQEELKTANEELEEQSRVLKESQANLETQQAELEQTNEQLSERTEALDRKNDELVQAQEQLQARADELQRSSKYKSEFLANMSHELRTPLNSSLILAKLLSENAEGNLSDEQVKFADSIYSAGNDLLNLINDILDIAKVEAGKLEVRPETTQVVRLVEGLRGMFEPLAGHKGLAFEVTAEAQVPATLFTDRQRLEQILKNLLSNAIKFTERGKVTLNIGYQPGTGMVFAVRDTGIGIATDQQQAIFGAFHQVDGTSNRRYGGTGLGLSISRDLAHLLGGQINVDSSPGQGSVFSLILPERYESAGQAFEPLSLRPAVDTLPPAPQVPVAAAPKRPVQAFDDDRERAPFSNRCILVIEDEPNFARILFDLAHELGYSCLVAQGADEGFELAAQYIPDAILLDMRLPDHSGLTVLQRLKELAGTRHIPVHIISVEDRVEAAMHMGAIGYAVKPTSREELKQVFARLEAKLTQKLKHILLVEDDDLQRESIARLIGDDDVEITAVGMAQDALELLRENIYDCMIIDLKLPDMLGNELLKRMTAEDIRSFPPVIVYTGRNLTREEEADLLKYSRSIIIKGARSPERLLDEVTLFLHKVESQLSNERQRMLKTARSRDKVFEGRKVLLVDDDVRNIFALTSALEHKGAIVEIGRNGREAIERLEQHDDIDLVLMDVMMPEMDGFEATRLIRQQPRWRKLPIIAVTAKAMKDDQQRCLQAGANDYLAKPIDLDRLFSLIRVWLPQLERI; encoded by the coding sequence ATGATTCAAGCAGCCTCGATGGACCAGCGAAGCTTCCGCAAGCTGTTGAGCCGCAACATAGGCCTCCCCCTGGGGGTAGGCCTGCTGGGGGCTGTGGCCTTCGTCGCGGTGATCAACTACCTGCTTTCGGCCATGCAGTGGGTCGAACATACCGACCGGGTGATCGGCAATGCCAACGAAGCGGTCAAGCTGTCGATCGACATGGAAACCGGCATGCGCGGCTTCCTGATCACGGGCGACGAGCGCTTCCTCGACCCCTACGAGGTGGCCAAGCCGCGCATTCTCGGCAGCCTGCAAAGCCTGCGCGGTATGGTCGAAGACAACCCGCAGCAGGTCGATCGCATCGACCGGTTGGTCGCCCTGCAACAGGCCTGGAACACTTTCGGTAGCGAGATGATTGCGCTGCGCCGCACCCAAGGTGACTATCAGGCTTCGATCGGAAATGGCCGTGGCAAGCGCCTGACCGACGAGATCCGCAAGGAGTTCGACGGCCTGATCGGCACCGAACAGCAGTTGCGGATGGCCCGCAACGAGAAGGTCAGCAGCGTCACTGTCACGGCCATTTCGGCATTCGTGCTGTTCATCGTCGGGCTTAGCGCGTTACTGGCCTACCTCGGCCGGCGCGATCTGCTGGCGTTGTCCGGCAGCTACGAAGAAAACGCCAAGGCCCAACAGCGTGCGGCCGAGCGCCTGGAACACCAGGCCTGGCTGCGCAACGGGCAGACCCAGCTGGCCGAACAGGTACTGGGCCAGCTGACCTTGCCCATGCTCGGTGACAATATTCTGCGTTTCTTCGCCACTTACATGGGCAGCGTGGTTGGGGCGGTGTATGTGCGTGATGAGCATGGCCGTCTGGTGCGGGTGGCCACCTATGGCCTGGATGCGCAAGAGCAGGCCCGGCAGCAGGTAAAGGGCGATCATGACGGGCTGTTGGCCCAGGCCGTGCGTGAAGGGCGTTTGCTGTGCCTGGAAGACCTGCCCGAAGACTACTACCGCCTGAGTTCCGGTCTGGGCAGCGGCCTGCCACGCAACGCCCTGCTGATGCCGGCGATCGACGATGGCGGGATCAACGGTGTGATTGAACTGGGTTTCCTCAGGCCCTTGCAGACGCGTGACACCGAGCTGATGGAACGCCTGGGCGGCAACCTCGGTATGTCCATCGAAAGTGCCCGCTATCGCCAGCGCCTGCAGGAAGTGCTGGCCGAGACCCAGCAGCTCAATGAAGAGCTGCAAGTGCAGCAGGAAGAGCTGAAAACCGCCAACGAGGAGCTGGAAGAGCAATCCCGCGTGCTAAAGGAGTCCCAGGCCAACCTGGAGACCCAGCAGGCGGAGCTGGAGCAGACCAACGAGCAGTTGTCCGAACGCACCGAAGCGCTGGACCGCAAGAACGACGAACTGGTCCAGGCCCAGGAACAGTTGCAGGCGCGTGCCGACGAGTTGCAGCGTTCGAGCAAGTACAAGTCCGAGTTCCTCGCCAACATGTCTCACGAGCTGCGCACCCCCCTGAACAGCTCGCTGATTCTGGCCAAGTTGCTGTCGGAAAACGCCGAGGGCAACCTGAGCGATGAGCAGGTCAAGTTCGCCGATTCGATCTACTCGGCCGGCAATGACCTGCTCAACCTGATCAACGATATTCTCGACATTGCCAAGGTCGAGGCCGGCAAGCTTGAAGTGCGGCCCGAAACCACCCAGGTGGTTCGCCTGGTCGAGGGCTTGCGCGGTATGTTCGAACCGTTGGCCGGGCACAAAGGCCTGGCGTTCGAAGTCACGGCAGAGGCGCAGGTGCCGGCCACCCTGTTTACCGACCGCCAGCGCCTGGAGCAGATCCTCAAGAATCTGCTGTCCAACGCCATCAAGTTCACCGAGCGTGGCAAGGTCACCCTGAACATCGGCTACCAGCCCGGTACGGGCATGGTATTTGCCGTTCGCGATACCGGTATCGGCATTGCGACTGACCAGCAGCAGGCCATTTTCGGTGCCTTCCACCAGGTCGATGGCACCAGCAACCGCCGCTATGGCGGCACCGGCCTGGGGCTGTCAATTTCCCGTGACCTGGCGCACTTGCTGGGTGGGCAGATCAACGTCGACAGCAGCCCCGGCCAGGGCAGTGTGTTCAGCCTGATCCTGCCGGAACGCTATGAAAGTGCCGGGCAAGCGTTTGAACCCCTCAGCCTGCGCCCAGCCGTCGACACGCTGCCACCGGCCCCTCAGGTGCCGGTGGCGGCTGCGCCTAAACGCCCGGTGCAGGCCTTTGACGACGACCGCGAACGTGCCCCGTTCAGCAATCGCTGCATCCTGGTGATCGAGGATGAGCCCAATTTTGCCCGCATCCTGTTCGATCTGGCCCACGAACTGGGTTACAGCTGCCTGGTGGCGCAGGGCGCCGACGAAGGCTTCGAGCTGGCGGCCCAGTACATCCCTGATGCGATCCTGCTGGACATGCGTTTGCCTGACCATTCCGGCCTGACCGTACTGCAACGCCTGAAGGAGCTGGCCGGCACCCGGCACATTCCGGTGCATATCATTTCCGTTGAAGACCGGGTCGAGGCGGCCATGCACATGGGTGCCATCGGCTACGCAGTCAAGCCCACCAGCCGCGAAGAACTCAAGCAAGTGTTCGCCCGCCTGGAGGCCAAGCTGACCCAGAAACTCAAGCACATCCTGCTGGTGGAAGACGATGACCTGCAGCGCGAGAGCATCGCCCGCCTGATCGGTGACGACGATGTGGAGATCACCGCCGTGGGCATGGCCCAGGACGCCTTGGAATTGCTGCGCGAAAACATCTACGACTGCATGATCATCGACCTCAAGCTGCCCGACATGCTCGGCAACGAGCTGCTCAAGCGCATGACCGCCGAGGACATCCGTTCTTTCCCGCCGGTGATCGTGTATACCGGCCGCAACCTGACCCGCGAAGAAGAAGCCGACCTGCTCAAGTATTCGCGCTCGATCATCATCAAGGGCGCACGCTCGCCGGAACGCTTGCTGGACGAAGTGACGCTGTTCCTGCACAAGGTCGAATCGCAGCTGTCCAACGAACGCCAGCGCATGCTCAAGACTGCACGCAGCCGCGACAAGGTGTTCGAAGGCCGCAAGGTGCTGCTGGTGGACGACGACGTGCGTAACATCTTCGCCCTGACCAGCGCGCTGGAGCACAAGGGCGCAATTGTCGAAATCGGCCGCAACGGGCGTGAAGCGATCGAGCGCCTGGAGCAGCATGACGACATTGATCTGGTGCTGATGGACGTGATGATGC